From one Streptomyces sp. N50 genomic stretch:
- a CDS encoding diacylglycerol kinase family protein produces MSTAVPGRTAGASGDEPEAVRPGRSPVLPRGTGTTAARIGVLTVCQAALMVGFGLLITGPAKNVWPLTVEDHVDEGFERIRTSTLTTLSYVGSEAGNTLTVIAVTLLSCVALLLIPRLPMWRQAAFLAVAVSLQALVFLAVTLSVDRNRPQVHRLDASPPTSSYTSGHTGAATALYAGLAVLVLSRVRRPWRWPLAGLLFLVPLAVGVSRLYRGMHHPTDVIGGMANGALSLLIVGRALLTDASVAAVPAQRTGDPDTTARAEERAPGSTAVIFNPTVTGEADREKLRRILEQHGHRAPEFIETTADDPGTGQASGAVRDGAELVVVCGGDGTVRAAADALAGSGVPLVVVPCGTGNLLARNLGLPLTPATALDAALSGTPHRIDLGRIEGDGLAPTHFAAMSGAGLDAAMLEHTDDRAKSAVGWLAYVLASVGTLRTPRMRLTVRLDDAPVLHRTARMVLLANVGTVQGGLTLLPAARPDDGLLDLLILDPRGPGGWLRALGVLMRGRGNTARPTTLDTPAGKKSVPVEFFTFRRAELTFAVPQSRELDGDPVSHGRRLTVEVHPGALTVLLPTREK; encoded by the coding sequence ATGTCGACCGCCGTGCCGGGAAGAACAGCAGGAGCGAGCGGGGACGAACCCGAGGCGGTCCGGCCGGGCCGCTCGCCGGTTCTGCCCCGCGGTACCGGCACCACCGCGGCGCGTATCGGCGTACTGACCGTCTGCCAGGCCGCCCTGATGGTGGGCTTCGGACTCCTGATCACGGGCCCGGCCAAGAACGTGTGGCCGTTGACGGTGGAGGACCACGTCGACGAGGGCTTCGAGCGGATCCGTACCAGCACGCTGACCACGCTGTCGTACGTCGGCTCGGAGGCGGGCAACACCCTCACGGTGATCGCCGTCACCCTGCTGAGCTGCGTGGCGCTGCTGCTGATACCCCGGCTGCCGATGTGGCGTCAGGCGGCCTTCCTCGCGGTCGCCGTCTCACTCCAGGCACTGGTGTTCCTGGCCGTCACCCTGTCGGTGGACCGGAACCGCCCGCAGGTGCACCGCCTCGACGCCTCCCCGCCGACGTCCAGTTACACCTCAGGCCACACCGGCGCGGCCACCGCGCTCTACGCCGGACTCGCGGTGCTCGTGCTGTCCCGGGTGCGCAGGCCGTGGCGGTGGCCGCTGGCCGGGCTGCTGTTCCTCGTGCCGCTGGCCGTCGGCGTCTCCCGCCTCTACCGGGGCATGCACCACCCCACGGACGTGATCGGCGGAATGGCCAACGGCGCCCTGTCCCTGCTGATCGTCGGCCGCGCCCTGCTCACCGACGCGTCCGTGGCCGCCGTTCCCGCGCAGCGGACCGGGGACCCCGACACGACCGCGCGGGCCGAGGAGCGCGCGCCCGGCAGCACCGCCGTGATCTTCAACCCCACGGTGACCGGCGAGGCGGACCGCGAGAAACTCCGGCGGATCCTGGAACAACACGGCCACCGCGCGCCGGAGTTCATCGAGACCACGGCTGACGACCCCGGCACCGGCCAGGCGTCCGGCGCGGTGCGTGACGGAGCGGAACTGGTCGTGGTCTGCGGCGGCGACGGAACCGTCCGGGCGGCCGCCGACGCCCTGGCCGGCAGTGGCGTACCGCTCGTCGTGGTGCCCTGCGGCACCGGCAACCTGCTGGCCCGCAACCTCGGCCTGCCGCTCACCCCCGCCACCGCGCTCGATGCCGCCCTGTCCGGCACCCCGCACCGCATCGACCTCGGCCGCATCGAGGGAGACGGCCTCGCCCCCACCCACTTCGCCGCGATGTCCGGGGCCGGACTCGACGCCGCGATGCTGGAACACACCGACGACCGCGCCAAGTCGGCCGTCGGCTGGCTCGCCTACGTCCTCGCCAGCGTCGGCACCCTGCGCACACCCCGGATGCGGCTGACGGTCCGGCTCGACGACGCGCCCGTCCTGCACCGCACGGCCCGTATGGTGCTCCTCGCCAACGTCGGCACCGTACAGGGCGGTCTGACGCTCCTCCCGGCGGCCCGGCCCGACGACGGCCTGCTCGACCTGCTGATCCTGGACCCGCGCGGCCCCGGCGGCTGGTTGCGCGCCCTGGGCGTCCTGATGCGCGGCCGCGGGAACACCGCGCGGCCCACGACCCTGGACACCCCGGCCGGGAAGAAGAGCGTACCGGTGGAGTTCTTCACCTTCCGGCGGGCCGAACTCACCTTCGCCGTACCGCAGTCGAGGGAACTCGACGGCGACCCGGTGTCCCACGGCCGACGGCTCACCGTCGAGGTCCACCCCGGCGCGCTGACCGTGCTGCTGCCCACCCGGGAGAAGTGA
- a CDS encoding YihY/virulence factor BrkB family protein — translation MGTATKVPETRDMTGEDLSADEALTSLRRYGRWPLLRDSFVRFRYADGFSHSRALALQTVLAVIPLAIAFVGLSTALHTENIGRLAELTIHRIAQGPSADVVDDALDRSRHSAGDGDEIALWFGLLFSLVNVTTAMCQIERGANRIYGNERDRPFHQKYLRGLVMSLSAGIPLGLGFVVMVAGGDLAAAAATVYHLDGAARTACEILRWPFGLLLALLSASAIFRRSPRRRQPGYTWLAFGAAVYLVLWTALTWVLSLYLDISGSFDTIYGPLSAFMSLLLWAYLTSIALFLGLSFAAQLEAARALRPGPISADPGV, via the coding sequence ATGGGCACCGCCACCAAGGTCCCCGAGACCCGCGACATGACCGGCGAGGACCTCTCGGCCGACGAGGCCCTGACATCGCTGCGCCGCTACGGCCGCTGGCCGCTGCTGCGCGACTCCTTCGTCCGGTTCCGCTACGCCGACGGCTTCAGCCATTCCCGCGCGCTCGCCCTGCAGACGGTGCTGGCGGTGATCCCGCTGGCCATCGCCTTCGTCGGCCTCTCCACGGCGCTGCACACGGAGAACATCGGGAGACTCGCCGAACTGACCATCCATCGGATCGCACAGGGGCCCAGCGCCGACGTCGTCGACGACGCGCTGGACCGCAGCCGCCACAGCGCGGGCGACGGTGACGAGATCGCCCTCTGGTTCGGCCTGCTCTTCTCCCTGGTCAACGTCACCACCGCGATGTGCCAGATCGAACGCGGCGCCAACCGGATCTACGGCAACGAACGCGACCGCCCCTTCCACCAGAAGTACCTGCGCGGGCTCGTGATGTCGCTGAGCGCCGGGATCCCGCTCGGACTCGGGTTCGTCGTGATGGTGGCCGGCGGCGACCTGGCCGCCGCGGCGGCGACGGTGTACCACCTCGACGGCGCTGCCAGGACCGCCTGCGAGATCCTGCGCTGGCCCTTCGGGCTGCTGCTCGCCCTCCTCTCGGCCAGCGCGATCTTCCGCCGTTCCCCCCGCCGCCGCCAGCCCGGCTACACCTGGCTGGCCTTCGGCGCGGCCGTCTACCTCGTCCTGTGGACGGCCCTGACCTGGGTGCTGAGCCTGTACCTGGACATCAGCGGCTCCTTCGACACGATCTACGGCCCGCTCAGCGCCTTCATGTCCCTGCTGCTCTGGGCCTACCTGACGTCCATCGCCCTCTTCCTGGGCCTGTCCTTCGCCGCGCAGCTGGAAGCGGCGCGGGCGCTGCGGCCCGGTCCGATCTCAGCCGACCCGGGAGTCTGA
- a CDS encoding phosphatase PAP2 family protein: MVVRATAQRLGDLRRRRAADRRFGVHLLGSVAVAAVAAVPFGLLLVLVEGRWQPLRSLDARTARRLNETALDHPAWTDGLRFLSDRVWDPVTLRTIVALLTVWLLYRRAWRLAAWSAVTATAGGLIGLLVKTVVERARPSLEDPVAHAPGFSFPSGHAMTATTSFAILLLVLLPLVPRALRPLCWGIAVVSVLGVGFTRIALGVHWFSDVVGGWLLGLAVVALTTWAFEAWRTDAGRGPAGLSEGLEPELTGAHPEPGPAVRKRHGGSVRD; the protein is encoded by the coding sequence ATGGTGGTCCGCGCCACGGCCCAACGTCTCGGTGACCTCCGTCGCCGCCGAGCGGCCGACCGGAGATTCGGTGTCCATCTCCTCGGTTCGGTCGCCGTCGCCGCCGTAGCCGCTGTCCCGTTCGGCCTGCTGCTCGTCCTGGTCGAGGGCCGTTGGCAGCCGTTGCGGAGTCTCGACGCGCGCACGGCACGGCGGTTGAACGAGACCGCGCTCGATCATCCGGCATGGACGGACGGCCTGCGCTTCCTGTCCGACCGGGTGTGGGACCCGGTCACCCTGCGGACGATCGTCGCGCTGCTGACCGTGTGGCTGCTGTACCGCCGGGCCTGGAGACTCGCCGCCTGGTCCGCCGTGACGGCCACGGCCGGCGGCCTGATCGGGCTGCTGGTCAAGACGGTGGTCGAACGGGCCCGGCCGTCCCTGGAGGACCCGGTCGCGCACGCGCCGGGATTCTCCTTCCCCTCGGGACACGCGATGACCGCGACCACCTCGTTCGCCATCCTGCTGTTGGTGCTGCTGCCCCTGGTGCCGCGCGCTCTGCGGCCGCTGTGCTGGGGCATCGCGGTGGTGTCCGTGCTCGGTGTCGGCTTCACCCGGATCGCCCTCGGCGTCCACTGGTTCAGCGATGTCGTGGGCGGCTGGCTCCTGGGCCTCGCCGTCGTGGCCCTCACCACCTGGGCCTTCGAGGCCTGGCGCACCGACGCCGGCCGTGGACCCGCCGGGCTGAGCGAGGGCCTGGAGCCCGAACTCACCGGCGCCCACCCCGAACCAGGCCCCGCCGTCCGCAAGCGTCACGGCGGATCCGTACGGGACTGA
- a CDS encoding helix-turn-helix transcriptional regulator: MERSGEERLPFVPPGLSAPRFVGRAAELHRLTDALARPPAAVLVEGEAGIGKSRLVQEALEEPGIAARRPLSALCPPFREALTLGPVVDAAREARPDVAELALTPLAGVLRPLFPEWTQDLPPSPETLSDAGAARHRLFRALAELLDAMGVGVLVLEDVHWADEATLDFLMFLASRRSRRMSLVLTYRPEDVAPDSTLMRLTSRPPAGTGYVRIGLGALDVPQTAELMSSMLDGEHVSEAFASFLQERTDGVPLAIEESVRLLRDRADLVRRDGEWVRRTLADIAVPPTIRDAVAERASRLTPVAQRVLQAASVLAEPVGSAVLATVSGLPNNVVGEAVDAAVRSGLLGEDRAGRVRFRHALAARAVYDMTPAPDRRALHREAGRALWAVTPQPVARLAHHYREAGDIGQWRQYAERTADLALASGDHRTAVGLLHELLTESDPPAASVARWAQKMPVLAFNGLVARGDLTRALRRVLDTEALAPHDRAAVRTQLGRMLLHTGEYAAGAAELERALPDLADEPFQAAWAMNTLGAPPSTLMTAGEHRRWLDRAADAARLPMTADQRLALAVDRATALLDMGDEVGWDVVAELPDTATTPEGMMQLTRGGLNIGNGAMRWGRYDQARALLTTGLARAEGHRYRRLHDMILVTLVHLDWFTGAWDGLAERAAALAEVDEEPLLQLDALLVTALLDGAVGGGDANRGQVAVAEGGLGTVEERLRQVLDAGLRRGIVDVPLEPAAALARIRLAEGSAAEALELTEGPADVVARKNIWLWATEFAPVRTGALLAVERPDQARRFVADLAEGLAGKHLPAAHAALETCLGVLAEGEGRSAEAATAFGRAATAWTRLPRPYEALLATERRAGCLLTAGDRDTGLAELARAQAGFTALGARTDADRVHAALRAAGAPVRQVWRGGRRGYGDQLSPRELEVVRLLLTGLTNPAIARALSRSPKTVAAQLNSAMRKYGVTSRTALAVSLTQAGITPSEGHVAGTRSDL, encoded by the coding sequence ATGGAGCGCTCTGGGGAGGAGCGCCTCCCGTTCGTGCCGCCCGGGCTCAGCGCTCCGCGTTTCGTCGGCCGAGCGGCCGAACTGCACCGGCTGACGGACGCCCTGGCCCGGCCGCCGGCCGCGGTCCTCGTCGAGGGCGAGGCCGGAATCGGCAAGAGCCGACTCGTCCAGGAGGCGCTGGAGGAGCCCGGTATCGCCGCCCGACGGCCGCTGTCCGCCCTGTGCCCCCCGTTCCGGGAGGCCCTCACCCTGGGCCCGGTCGTCGATGCCGCCCGTGAGGCCCGGCCCGACGTGGCGGAGCTGGCCCTCACTCCCCTCGCCGGGGTACTGCGGCCGCTGTTCCCCGAGTGGACGCAGGACCTGCCGCCGTCGCCCGAGACGCTGTCGGACGCAGGCGCCGCCCGGCACCGGCTCTTCCGCGCACTGGCCGAACTGCTGGACGCCATGGGCGTCGGCGTGCTGGTCCTGGAGGACGTCCACTGGGCCGACGAAGCCACCCTGGACTTCCTGATGTTCCTCGCCTCCCGCCGCTCCCGCCGGATGAGCCTGGTGCTGACCTACCGTCCCGAGGACGTGGCGCCGGATTCCACGCTGATGCGGCTGACCTCCCGGCCCCCGGCCGGCACCGGGTACGTACGGATCGGCCTCGGCGCGCTGGACGTGCCGCAGACCGCCGAGCTGATGTCGTCGATGCTGGACGGGGAGCACGTCTCCGAGGCATTCGCGTCGTTCCTCCAGGAGCGGACCGACGGTGTGCCGCTGGCGATCGAGGAATCCGTCCGGCTGCTGCGCGACCGGGCCGATCTGGTCCGGCGCGACGGCGAGTGGGTGCGCAGGACGCTGGCCGACATCGCCGTGCCGCCCACCATCCGGGACGCGGTCGCCGAGCGCGCCTCGCGCCTCACCCCGGTCGCGCAACGCGTGCTCCAGGCCGCCTCCGTGCTCGCCGAACCGGTCGGCTCGGCCGTCCTCGCGACGGTGAGCGGGCTCCCGAACAACGTTGTCGGCGAGGCCGTGGACGCTGCCGTACGCAGTGGACTGCTCGGCGAGGACCGTGCCGGCCGGGTCCGCTTCCGGCACGCGCTGGCCGCCCGTGCGGTCTACGACATGACGCCCGCGCCCGACCGCCGAGCCCTGCACCGGGAAGCGGGCCGCGCACTGTGGGCCGTGACACCGCAGCCGGTGGCCCGGCTCGCCCACCACTACCGGGAGGCGGGCGACATCGGACAGTGGCGTCAGTACGCCGAACGGACCGCGGACCTCGCCCTGGCCTCCGGGGACCATCGCACCGCCGTCGGACTGCTGCACGAGTTGCTCACCGAGAGCGATCCGCCCGCCGCCTCGGTGGCCCGGTGGGCACAGAAGATGCCGGTCCTGGCCTTCAACGGGCTCGTTGCCCGCGGCGACCTGACCCGCGCGCTGCGCAGGGTGCTGGACACAGAGGCGCTCGCCCCGCACGACCGCGCGGCCGTCCGCACCCAGCTGGGGCGCATGCTGCTGCACACGGGCGAGTACGCGGCCGGCGCGGCGGAACTGGAGCGGGCACTGCCGGACCTGGCCGACGAACCGTTCCAGGCCGCCTGGGCGATGAACACGCTCGGCGCACCGCCGAGCACCCTGATGACCGCCGGGGAACACCGCCGTTGGCTGGACCGGGCGGCCGACGCGGCCCGGCTGCCGATGACGGCGGACCAGCGGCTGGCTCTCGCGGTGGACCGGGCAACCGCCCTGCTGGACATGGGCGACGAGGTCGGCTGGGACGTGGTCGCGGAGCTGCCCGACACCGCGACGACGCCCGAAGGAATGATGCAGCTGACCCGCGGCGGACTCAACATCGGTAACGGGGCGATGCGTTGGGGTCGCTACGACCAAGCCAGAGCGCTGCTGACGACCGGGCTGGCCAGGGCCGAGGGACACCGGTACCGGCGGCTGCACGACATGATCCTGGTGACGCTGGTGCACCTGGACTGGTTCACCGGTGCCTGGGACGGACTGGCCGAGCGGGCCGCCGCCCTGGCGGAGGTGGACGAGGAGCCGCTGCTCCAGCTGGACGCCCTGCTGGTCACAGCCCTGCTGGACGGGGCGGTCGGCGGCGGCGACGCGAACCGCGGCCAAGTGGCGGTGGCCGAGGGCGGGTTGGGCACCGTCGAGGAGCGGCTGCGCCAGGTGCTCGACGCGGGGCTGCGGCGGGGCATCGTGGATGTGCCGCTGGAGCCCGCGGCCGCCCTGGCGCGGATCCGGCTCGCCGAGGGGTCGGCCGCGGAGGCGCTGGAGTTGACGGAGGGACCGGCCGACGTCGTGGCCCGCAAGAACATCTGGCTGTGGGCCACCGAGTTCGCACCGGTACGGACCGGCGCGCTTCTCGCGGTCGAACGGCCCGACCAGGCACGGCGGTTCGTCGCGGACCTGGCCGAAGGTCTCGCCGGCAAGCACCTGCCGGCAGCGCACGCGGCCCTGGAGACGTGTCTCGGAGTGCTGGCGGAAGGAGAAGGCCGCAGCGCCGAGGCGGCCACCGCGTTCGGCCGGGCCGCCACCGCCTGGACGCGCCTGCCGCGGCCGTATGAGGCATTGCTCGCGACCGAGCGCCGGGCCGGCTGCCTGCTGACAGCGGGGGACAGGGACACCGGACTGGCCGAACTCGCCCGCGCGCAGGCCGGATTCACGGCCCTGGGAGCCCGGACCGACGCCGACCGCGTGCACGCCGCACTGCGTGCGGCCGGGGCCCCGGTACGACAGGTGTGGCGCGGTGGGCGGCGCGGCTACGGCGACCAACTGTCCCCGCGCGAGCTGGAAGTGGTCCGGCTGCTGCTCACCGGCCTGACCAACCCGGCCATCGCACGGGCGCTCTCCCGTTCCCCGAAGACCGTTGCCGCGCAACTCAACTCCGCGATGCGCAAATACGGCGTGACCTCGCGCACCGCACTCGCGGTCAGCCTGACCCAGGCCGGAATCACCCCGTCGGAAGGCCACGTCGCCGGCACGCGCTCCGATCTTTAG
- a CDS encoding carboxypeptidase regulatory-like domain-containing protein: MRAPLSLLIAGCLGAGVLAATPTAAAATPSSSASSSGADSARSSDLLNAVPQDNVPQNYVPAGCNNPSVKDGVAQCFADVRTGSDHIVRPQVSAPPSAALGPADIQAAYSLPAGVEGRTVAIVDAYGNSHAEADLAAYRTHYGLPECTTANGCFRKVDQSGGTDYPADDAGWALETALDLDAVSAACPACNILLVQGDSASLDDLGTAVDTAVRLGAKYVSNSYGLPGESASETAYDHHYDHPGVAVVASTGDTGHVQNWPATNPDVVAAGGTRLTRTPDTERGWTESAWTSGGSGCSLYEAQPAYQRGLTTGCDTRATADVSAVADPATGLAVYDTVGEDGWLQVGGTSLSAPLITAMYALAGTPVEGTYPVTYPYINASGLTDVTEGSNDGCGTVVCTAGTGWDGPTGLGTPVGVSALAFGVHGTLSGRVTDSVSGAPLAGAALAVSQEATGGREYHVTTDAEGAYSLPVAVGEYRITATDFGYRENTSSGVGVAENQSTTADLTLVKVPTRTVSGTVKDGSGHGWPLYSKITIDGYPNGALYTDPYTGRYSVDLPEEATYAVHVAPVYPGYRSTDLSVPVGTADVRADVAPDVDLTACVAPGHAYPGAADFGGWTGTTPEHGWTVVDHGTDGATWDFADSFLANYTGGTGNWAAADPWGRGGVHEDTELVSPTFSLAGQNAPVLGFYALYAPSKDSVADVDLSLDSGATWTTVWHRDTAEFLGHVEVPLTQAANAKHVKVRFHYSGSGLSIWQLDTVTVGSCAAVGGGIVAGKVVDGNTGDAITPATITDTADGYTTATTVATPDDPALADGYYWLFSAPVGRHTYRTAAARYTTSTGTLTTRPDKVNRFDRTLKAGRLAVSSAGLSVSETLGGSGSKKVTFTNKGQAPLHVDLGEQSTGYTSPDGISTTTSDVSAGAPTLRVKGNYSPGPMSSLSSAPKTTSSGPSATASTGPWTGIADYPEPVMDNAVGTYQGKVYSVAGVSGLFGGEYLDRGYVHDPSTDAWTPIADLPEALESPGGAFVDGTMYVVGGWTADGARATLYAYHPTTDTWTRLADLPQAIGMPNVTTLDGSLYVIGGCTGSDCGDSVSTVYRYTPATDTWTRRADYPFTMERGACTGITGELVCAGGITVVGGGVAPRKGQTYRYSPSADTWTRAADMPDASWGATASGNDGRLQVVGGIVGTAAVNTVVEYDPVSNSWSSLPNTGSAVLRAGGGCGIYRIGGMTAALDAVSSAETLPGHDQCDGDDVSWLSADKTSFDLAPGRSTTVTVRADASAVATAGTYTARLTYSTDAPYAGASVKVSLKVKIPHTWGHLSGTITDKRTGAPLAAATVLICPVAHAGTTGCGHLAHTVRTDSDGHYDLWLDARPSPLRIAASAAGHRTASKEVTLQPGRATTADLSLTAT, encoded by the coding sequence ATGCGCGCTCCCCTCTCCCTTCTCATAGCCGGCTGTCTCGGCGCAGGAGTTCTCGCCGCGACACCGACCGCCGCCGCGGCCACCCCCAGTTCCTCGGCCTCCTCGTCCGGCGCCGACTCCGCCAGGTCCTCCGACCTGCTCAACGCCGTGCCGCAGGACAACGTCCCGCAGAACTACGTCCCGGCCGGCTGCAACAACCCGAGCGTCAAGGACGGCGTGGCCCAGTGCTTCGCCGACGTGCGCACCGGCTCCGACCACATCGTCCGGCCGCAGGTGAGCGCGCCCCCGTCCGCGGCGTTGGGCCCGGCCGACATCCAGGCGGCCTACAGCCTTCCCGCCGGAGTCGAGGGCCGGACGGTGGCGATCGTCGACGCGTACGGCAACTCCCACGCCGAGGCCGACCTGGCCGCGTACCGCACGCACTACGGGCTGCCCGAGTGCACCACCGCCAACGGCTGCTTCCGCAAGGTCGATCAGAGCGGCGGCACGGACTACCCCGCCGACGACGCGGGCTGGGCACTGGAGACCGCGCTGGACCTCGACGCCGTCTCCGCCGCCTGTCCGGCGTGCAACATCCTTCTCGTGCAAGGCGATTCGGCGAGTCTGGACGACCTGGGCACCGCGGTCGACACCGCCGTACGACTGGGCGCCAAGTACGTCTCCAATTCCTACGGTCTGCCCGGCGAGAGCGCTTCCGAGACCGCGTACGACCACCACTACGACCATCCCGGGGTGGCCGTGGTCGCGTCCACCGGCGACACCGGCCATGTCCAGAACTGGCCCGCCACCAACCCCGACGTGGTGGCCGCCGGCGGCACCCGGCTGACCCGCACGCCGGACACCGAGCGCGGCTGGACGGAGTCCGCCTGGACCTCCGGCGGGTCGGGCTGCTCGCTGTACGAGGCCCAGCCCGCCTATCAGCGGGGGCTCACCACCGGCTGCGACACCCGCGCGACGGCTGACGTCTCCGCGGTCGCCGACCCCGCGACCGGTCTGGCCGTCTACGACACGGTGGGGGAGGACGGCTGGTTGCAGGTCGGTGGCACCAGCCTCTCCGCGCCGCTGATCACGGCGATGTACGCGCTGGCGGGCACTCCCGTCGAGGGCACCTACCCGGTGACCTACCCCTACATCAACGCCTCCGGGCTGACCGATGTCACCGAAGGGTCCAACGACGGCTGCGGCACGGTGGTGTGCACCGCCGGCACCGGCTGGGACGGGCCGACCGGTCTCGGCACCCCCGTCGGAGTGTCCGCGCTGGCCTTCGGCGTCCATGGAACGCTGTCCGGACGAGTCACCGACAGCGTGTCCGGCGCCCCGCTGGCCGGTGCGGCACTGGCCGTCTCACAAGAGGCGACAGGCGGCCGGGAGTACCACGTCACCACCGACGCCGAAGGCGCGTACAGCCTCCCCGTCGCGGTGGGCGAGTACCGGATCACCGCCACCGACTTCGGCTACCGGGAGAACACCAGCTCCGGAGTGGGCGTCGCCGAGAACCAGAGCACCACCGCGGACCTGACCCTGGTGAAAGTGCCGACCCGGACGGTGTCCGGCACGGTGAAGGACGGCAGCGGGCACGGCTGGCCCCTGTACTCGAAGATCACCATCGACGGCTATCCGAACGGAGCGCTCTACACCGACCCCTACACCGGCAGGTACAGCGTGGACCTTCCGGAGGAGGCCACCTACGCCGTCCATGTGGCCCCGGTCTACCCCGGCTACCGGAGCACGGACCTGAGTGTCCCGGTGGGCACCGCCGACGTACGCGCGGACGTGGCCCCGGACGTGGACCTGACGGCCTGCGTGGCGCCCGGCCACGCCTACCCGGGCGCGGCCGACTTCGGAGGCTGGACCGGCACGACACCGGAGCACGGCTGGACGGTCGTCGATCACGGGACGGACGGCGCCACCTGGGACTTCGCCGACAGTTTCCTGGCCAACTACACGGGCGGAACCGGCAATTGGGCCGCCGCCGACCCCTGGGGCCGGGGCGGTGTCCACGAGGACACCGAACTCGTGTCGCCCACCTTCAGCCTGGCCGGCCAGAACGCACCCGTCCTCGGCTTCTACGCCCTCTACGCCCCCAGCAAGGACTCGGTGGCCGACGTCGACCTCAGCCTCGACTCGGGCGCGACGTGGACCACGGTGTGGCACCGGGACACGGCCGAGTTCTTGGGCCACGTCGAGGTTCCCCTGACCCAGGCGGCAAACGCGAAGCACGTCAAGGTGCGCTTCCACTACTCCGGCAGCGGCCTGTCGATCTGGCAGCTCGACACCGTCACCGTCGGCTCCTGCGCGGCGGTGGGCGGAGGGATCGTCGCCGGAAAGGTCGTCGACGGCAACACGGGCGACGCCATCACGCCCGCCACCATCACCGACACCGCCGACGGCTACACCACGGCGACCACCGTGGCGACCCCCGACGACCCGGCCTTGGCCGACGGCTACTACTGGCTGTTCAGCGCCCCCGTCGGACGGCACACGTACCGGACCGCCGCCGCCCGCTACACCACCTCGACCGGCACCCTCACCACGCGGCCGGACAAGGTCAACCGGTTCGACCGCACGCTCAAGGCGGGCCGCCTGGCGGTGAGTTCGGCCGGTCTCTCCGTCAGCGAGACGCTGGGCGGGTCAGGGAGCAAGAAGGTCACCTTCACCAACAAGGGGCAGGCGCCGCTGCACGTCGACCTCGGTGAGCAGAGCACCGGTTACACCTCACCGGACGGGATCTCCACGACCACGTCGGACGTGTCGGCAGGCGCTCCGACGCTGCGCGTGAAGGGCAACTATTCACCCGGACCGATGAGTTCCCTCTCCTCGGCCCCGAAGACCACGTCGAGCGGCCCCTCGGCCACGGCATCGACCGGCCCCTGGACCGGCATCGCCGACTACCCCGAGCCCGTCATGGACAACGCCGTGGGCACCTACCAGGGCAAGGTCTACTCCGTCGCCGGAGTCTCCGGACTCTTCGGCGGCGAGTACCTCGACCGCGGCTATGTGCACGACCCGTCCACCGATGCCTGGACACCCATCGCCGACCTCCCCGAGGCCCTGGAATCACCCGGCGGGGCGTTCGTCGACGGGACCATGTACGTCGTCGGCGGCTGGACCGCGGACGGCGCCCGCGCCACGCTCTACGCCTACCACCCCACCACCGACACCTGGACCCGCCTCGCCGATCTGCCCCAGGCGATCGGCATGCCGAACGTGACCACCCTCGACGGCAGCCTCTACGTCATCGGAGGCTGCACCGGATCCGACTGCGGAGACAGCGTCAGCACCGTCTACCGCTACACACCGGCCACCGACACCTGGACCCGCCGCGCCGACTACCCGTTCACCATGGAACGCGGGGCCTGCACCGGTATCACCGGTGAGCTGGTGTGCGCCGGCGGCATCACGGTCGTCGGTGGAGGGGTCGCCCCCCGCAAGGGACAGACCTACCGCTACAGTCCCTCCGCCGACACCTGGACCCGCGCCGCCGACATGCCCGACGCGAGCTGGGGCGCCACCGCCAGCGGGAACGACGGCAGACTCCAGGTCGTCGGCGGCATCGTCGGAACGGCCGCGGTCAACACCGTCGTCGAATACGACCCGGTGTCCAACTCCTGGTCCAGCCTGCCCAACACCGGCTCCGCCGTCCTCCGGGCCGGCGGCGGCTGCGGGATCTACCGCATCGGGGGCATGACCGCGGCCCTGGACGCCGTCTCCTCGGCCGAGACCCTGCCCGGGCACGACCAGTGCGACGGCGACGACGTCAGCTGGCTGTCGGCGGACAAGACCTCGTTCGATCTCGCCCCCGGCCGGTCCACCACGGTCACCGTCCGCGCCGACGCCTCCGCCGTGGCCACGGCCGGCACGTACACCGCGCGGCTCACCTACAGCACCGACGCCCCCTACGCCGGAGCGTCGGTGAAGGTCAGCCTCAAGGTCAAGATCCCCCACACCTGGGGCCATCTCTCCGGGACGATCACCGACAAGCGCACGGGAGCACCGCTCGCCGCGGCCACCGTCCTGATCTGCCCGGTGGCGCACGCCGGAACGACCGGCTGCGGCCACCTCGCACACACCGTACGCACCGACTCCGACGGCCATTACGACCTCTGGCTCGACGCCCGCCCGAGCCCGCTGCGGATCGCGGCCTCTGCCGCCGGCCACCGAACGGCATCCAAGGAGGTGACCCTGCAGCCGGGCCGCGCCACGACGGCCGACCTGTCGCTGACCGCGACCTGA